From the Astatotilapia calliptera chromosome 6, fAstCal1.2, whole genome shotgun sequence genome, one window contains:
- the p2rx3b gene encoding P2X purinoceptor 3b, with translation MWSCITDFFTYETTKSVVVKSWTIGIINRVVQLLIITYFIGWVFLTEKAYQIRDTAIESSVMTKVKGFGIYNNKVMDVADYVTPTQGASVFCIITKLITTENQVQGYCPDSEKRKFLCTDDRNCTKHINKPASYGIATGRCVPFNAMIKTCEIKGWCPAEIDTIKPTPMMETENFTIFIKNSIRFPTFNYTKGNFLPNITKKYISECNFDMVNNTYCPIFRVGDVVRYAQQNFTNLAEHGGVIGIKIGWMCDLDKSDDHCNPSYSFTRLDAMSQNNTVSPGYNFRFAKYFKMENGTDYRTLVKAYAIRFDVLVNGNAGKFNMIPTLINMVAAFTSVGVGTVLCDIILLNFLKGAEQYKAKKFEEVSDNPSEGNGLYRSQLSLRQTMTKSNDSGAFSIEPYS, from the exons ATGTGGTCTTGCATCACAGACTTCTTCACCTATGAAACCACTAAGTCGGTGGTTGTGAAAAGTTGGACTATTGGAATCATCAACCGTGTTGTCCAGCTCCTCATCATCACTTACTTCATTGG ATGGGTGTTTCTCACTGAGAAGGCCTACCAGATTAGAGACACGGCGATTGAATCCTCTGTGATGACCAAGGTCAAAGGCTTTGGAATCTACAATAACAAGGTTATGGATGTAGCAGACTACGTCACTCctacacag GGAGCTTCGGTGTTCTGCATCATCACTAAACTGATTACTACAGAGAACCAAGTCCAAGGATACTGTCCTGAC agtgaaaaaagaaagtttcttTGTACAGACGACAGAAACTGCACAAAGCACATCAATAAGCCGGCAAGTTATG GAATTGCTACAGGGAGGTGTGTTCCTTTTAATGCCATGATCAAGACGTGTGAGATTAAGGGTTGGTGTCCTGCTGAGATCGACACCATCAAGCC CACACCAATGATGGAAACAGAAAATTTCACCATCTTCATCAAAAACAGCATCCGCTTCCCGACCTTCAACTACACCAA AGGGAACTTCCTTCCTAACATCACGAAAAAATATATCAGTGAGTGTAACTTTGACATGGTCAACAACACCTACTGCCCGATCTTCAGAGTGGGAGATGTCGTCCGCTACGCCCAGCAGAACTTCACTAATCTGGCAGAACAT GGAGGAGTGATTGGAATAAAGATCGGCTGGATGTGCGATCTGGACAAGTCGGATGACCACTGTAACCCCTCGTACTCATTCACCCGACTGGATGCTATGTCACAGAACAACACTGTCTCACCTGGCTACAATTTCAG ATTTGCAAAGTATTTTAAGATGGAAAATGGGACTGACTACCGCACTCTGGTCAAAGCCTATGCTATCAGGTTTGACGTCTTGGTCAATGGAAAT GCAGGAAAGTTCAACATGATCCCTACACTCATTAACATGGTTGCAGCCTTTACATCAGTGGGAGTG GGCACAGTGCTGTGTGACATCATACTGCTCAACTTCCTGAAAGGTGCGGAGCAATACAAGGCCAAGAAATTTGAAGAG